From a region of the Streptomyces tirandamycinicus genome:
- a CDS encoding Mrp/NBP35 family ATP-binding protein, with the protein MTTAQIHEHAAPATETVRKALSEVLDPEIQRPITDLGMVKEITVDADGTVLVGIYLTVSGCPLREKITADATAAVSALPGVREVRIELDVMSDEQRTKLRRSLRGDTDEPVIPFARPGSLTRVYCVASGKGGVGKSSVTVNLAAAMASRGLSVGVLDADIYGHSVPRMLGVTAGPTRVEKMIMPPRANGVKVISVGMFTSGNAPVMWRGPLLHRALQQFLGEGYWGDLDVLLLDLPPGTGDIPISLAQLLPESEILVVTTPQAAAAEVAERAGAVSLQTGQRVTGVVENMSWLRLPDGSTTRLFGSGGGQTVAHSLSLALGTEVPLLGQVPMDPLLGEAGDAGTPLVLSNPEAPAAVALRAIAEGLTVRRRGLAGCRLPVSPA; encoded by the coding sequence GTGACAACCGCACAGATACACGAGCACGCCGCCCCGGCCACGGAGACGGTCCGCAAGGCGCTGTCCGAGGTCCTCGACCCGGAGATCCAGCGGCCCATCACCGACCTCGGGATGGTCAAGGAGATCACGGTGGACGCCGACGGCACGGTGCTGGTCGGCATCTACCTGACCGTCTCCGGCTGCCCACTGCGCGAGAAGATCACCGCGGACGCCACCGCCGCCGTGTCCGCGCTGCCCGGCGTGCGCGAGGTGCGCATCGAACTGGACGTGATGAGCGACGAGCAACGCACCAAACTGCGCAGAAGCCTGCGCGGTGACACGGACGAGCCGGTGATCCCCTTCGCCAGGCCCGGCTCACTGACCCGGGTGTACTGCGTCGCTTCCGGCAAGGGCGGGGTCGGGAAATCGAGTGTCACGGTCAACCTGGCCGCCGCCATGGCCTCCCGCGGGCTGTCGGTCGGCGTGCTGGACGCCGACATCTACGGCCACTCGGTTCCGCGCATGCTGGGAGTGACGGCCGGACCCACCCGCGTCGAGAAGATGATCATGCCGCCCCGGGCGAACGGGGTGAAGGTGATCTCCGTCGGGATGTTCACCTCGGGCAACGCGCCGGTGATGTGGCGCGGCCCACTGCTGCACCGTGCGCTGCAGCAGTTCCTCGGCGAGGGGTACTGGGGAGATCTCGACGTGCTCCTGCTCGACCTGCCACCCGGCACCGGCGACATCCCCATCTCCCTCGCCCAGTTGCTCCCCGAATCCGAGATCCTCGTGGTGACCACACCTCAGGCGGCCGCGGCCGAGGTCGCCGAGCGGGCCGGGGCCGTCAGCCTGCAGACCGGTCAGCGGGTGACCGGGGTGGTGGAGAACATGTCCTGGCTGCGGCTGCCGGACGGTTCGACGACGCGGCTCTTCGGCTCAGGCGGCGGCCAAACGGTCGCCCACTCGCTGTCCCTCGCGCTGGGCACGGAAGTCCCCCTGCTGGGTCAGGTGCCGATGGACCCGCTCCTCGGCGAGGCGGGCGACGCCGGTACGCCGCTGGTGCTGAGCAATCCCGAGGCTCCCGCAGCGGTGGCGCTCCGCGCAATCGCAGAGGGGCTGACCGTACGCCGGCGCGGTCTGGCCGGTTGCCGGCTCCCGGTCAGCCCGGCATGA
- a CDS encoding 2-oxoacid:ferredoxin oxidoreductase subunit beta, which translates to MTTIDLGLPGLGGQALVPASETKLSPKDFKSDQEVRWCPGCGDYAVLAAVQGFMPRLGLKRENTVFVSGIGCSSRFPYYMNTYGMHSIHGRAPAIATGLAVTRPDLSVWVVTGDGDALSIGGNHLIHTLRRNVNLKILLFNNRIYGLTKGQYSPTSETGKVTKSTPMGSVDAPFDPISLALGAGATFVARVLDSDRAGLTDVLTAAAEHRGTALVEIYQNCPIFNDGAFEVLRQPGQKERRLIPLRHGQRLRFGANKEYGVVRTGSGGLETAKVSGVGEETLVVHDATLEDPTYAFALSRLCSQNLSHTVTGVFRSVSRPIYDDQVRAQVEQARSTTPADLQSLLAGKDTWAVAG; encoded by the coding sequence ATGACCACCATCGACCTCGGCCTGCCGGGCCTCGGCGGGCAGGCACTGGTGCCCGCGTCCGAGACGAAGCTGTCGCCGAAGGACTTCAAGTCCGACCAGGAGGTGCGCTGGTGCCCCGGCTGCGGTGACTACGCCGTCCTGGCCGCTGTCCAGGGCTTCATGCCCCGGCTCGGGCTGAAGCGGGAGAACACCGTGTTCGTCTCCGGCATCGGCTGCTCCTCCCGCTTCCCGTACTACATGAACACCTACGGGATGCACTCCATCCACGGCCGCGCCCCGGCCATCGCCACCGGCCTGGCAGTCACCCGTCCCGATCTGTCGGTCTGGGTGGTCACCGGGGACGGGGACGCCCTGTCGATCGGCGGCAATCACCTGATCCACACCCTGCGACGCAACGTGAACCTGAAGATCCTGCTGTTCAACAACCGCATCTACGGACTCACCAAGGGCCAGTACTCGCCGACCTCGGAGACCGGCAAGGTCACCAAATCCACCCCCATGGGCTCGGTCGACGCCCCCTTCGATCCCATCTCACTGGCCCTGGGCGCCGGGGCCACCTTCGTGGCCCGCGTCCTCGACTCGGACCGCGCGGGGCTGACCGACGTGCTCACGGCGGCCGCAGAACACCGGGGCACCGCGCTCGTGGAGATCTACCAGAACTGCCCGATCTTCAACGACGGTGCCTTCGAGGTCCTGAGGCAACCCGGCCAAAAGGAGCGGCGTCTCATCCCGCTGCGCCATGGCCAACGGCTGCGCTTCGGTGCCAACAAAGAATACGGCGTGGTCCGTACGGGTTCCGGAGGGCTGGAGACGGCGAAGGTCTCGGGAGTAGGGGAGGAGACGCTGGTGGTGCACGACGCCACCCTGGAGGATCCCACCTACGCCTTCGCCCTGTCGCGGCTGTGCTCCCAAAATCTCTCCCACACCGTCACCGGCGTCTTCCGCTCCGTCAGCCGCCCGATCTACGACGACCAGGTCCGCGCCCAGGTCGAGCAGGCCAGGAGCACCACACCCGCCGACCTCCAGTCCCTGCTCGCGGGCAAGGACACCTGGGCGGTCGCCGGCTGA
- a CDS encoding class I SAM-dependent RNA methyltransferase, with translation MPNASDASLVGEEYEVEVGPVAHGGHCIARTDAGRVLFVRHALPGEKVVARITEGEEGSRYLRADAVRVLEASKDRVEAPCPYAGPGRCGGCDWQHAKPGAQRRLKGEVVAEQLKRLAGLTPEEAGWDGTVMPAEGDKLPAGQVPAWRTRVQYAVDDQGRAGLRRHRSHEVEPIEHCMIAAPGVGELGVEKRNWEGMASIEAIAATGSQDRQVVLTPRPGARLPIVKLDRPVSVLRVHEGDGSVHRVHGRPFVRERADDRTYRVGMGGFWQVHPKAAQTLVEAVMQGLMPRKGDTALDLYCGVGLFAGAIAQRVGEKGAVLGIESGKRAAEDARHNLQDLPRVRIEHGKVESVLPRTGITETDLVVLDPPRAGAGKSTVAHVSGLGARRIAYVACDPAALARDLAYFREHGYRVRTLRVFDLFPMTSHVECVAILEPAGKGS, from the coding sequence ATGCCGAACGCTTCCGATGCCTCGCTCGTCGGGGAGGAGTACGAGGTCGAGGTCGGCCCCGTCGCGCACGGCGGTCACTGCATCGCCCGCACCGACGCCGGCCGGGTCCTCTTCGTCCGGCACGCGCTCCCCGGCGAGAAGGTCGTCGCCCGGATCACCGAGGGCGAGGAGGGCTCCCGCTATCTGCGCGCCGACGCGGTGCGCGTCCTGGAGGCGTCCAAGGACCGCGTCGAGGCCCCGTGCCCGTACGCGGGGCCCGGACGGTGCGGCGGCTGCGACTGGCAGCACGCCAAGCCCGGCGCCCAGCGGCGCCTCAAGGGCGAGGTCGTCGCGGAGCAGCTCAAGCGGCTCGCGGGCCTGACCCCGGAGGAGGCCGGCTGGGACGGCACCGTCATGCCGGCGGAGGGCGACAAACTGCCCGCCGGGCAGGTACCGGCCTGGCGCACCCGCGTCCAGTACGCCGTCGACGACCAGGGCCGCGCCGGGCTGCGCAGGCACCGCTCCCACGAGGTGGAGCCGATCGAGCACTGCATGATCGCGGCGCCCGGGGTCGGCGAACTCGGCGTCGAGAAGCGGAACTGGGAGGGCATGGCCTCGATCGAGGCCATCGCCGCGACGGGTTCCCAGGACCGGCAGGTGGTCCTCACCCCGAGGCCCGGCGCGCGGCTGCCGATCGTGAAACTCGACAGGCCGGTGTCGGTCCTGCGCGTCCACGAAGGCGACGGCAGCGTCCACCGCGTCCACGGCCGCCCCTTCGTCCGCGAACGCGCCGACGACCGCACCTACCGCGTCGGCATGGGCGGCTTCTGGCAGGTCCACCCGAAGGCGGCCCAGACGCTCGTCGAGGCCGTGATGCAGGGACTCATGCCCCGCAAGGGCGACACCGCGCTCGATCTCTACTGCGGCGTGGGCCTGTTCGCGGGCGCCATCGCCCAACGGGTGGGGGAGAAGGGCGCGGTGCTCGGCATCGAGTCCGGCAAGCGCGCGGCGGAGGACGCCCGCCACAACCTCCAGGACCTGCCGCGGGTCCGCATCGAACACGGCAAGGTCGAGTCCGTGCTGCCCCGCACCGGCATCACCGAAACCGACCTCGTCGTCCTCGACCCGCCCCGCGCCGGCGCCGGCAAGTCCACGGTCGCGCACGTCTCCGGCCTCGGCGCGCGCCGCATCGCCTACGTCGCCTGCGACCCGGCGGCCCTGGCGCGGGACCTGGCGTACTTCCGCGAGCACGGGTACCGGGTGCGGACGCTGCGGGTGTTCGACCTGTTTCCGATGACCTCGCACGTGGAGTGCGTGGCGATTCTCGAACCTGCGGGCAAGGGGTCCTGA
- a CDS encoding 2-oxoacid:acceptor oxidoreductase subunit alpha translates to MSGTDAGLAGTDADLAGIARTEQTERLERVVIRFAGDSGDGMQLTGDRFTSAAAAFGNDLATLPSFPAEIRAPQGSIAGVSSFQVHFADYDILTAGDRPDVLVAMNPAALKANLADLPPGGTVIVNTDEFTPRNLTRAGYLADPLEDATLTSFQIHPVAMTTLTRGALADTGLSKKDAERAKNMFALGLLSWMYHRPTAGTERFLRQKFARRPEIAEANILAFRAGWNYGETTESFAVTFEVAPATSLTPGTYRQITGNTALAYGIVAAGVRSGLPVFLGSYPITPASDILHELSRHKNFGVTTVQAEDEIAAVGAALGASYGGALGVTTTSGPGLALKSETIGLAVMTELPLLVIDVQRGGPSTGLPTKTEQADLLQAMFGRNGESPVPVLAPATPADCFDTLLDAARFALTYRTPVLLLSDGHIANGSEPWLVPDASQLPDLSVEFTTEPNAPDGSGGFWGYLRDPHTLARPWAVPGTPGLEHRIGGLEKADGTGDISYDADNHDRMVRLRQAKIDGITVPDAVPDDPSGRAEVLVVGWGSSYGPIGAAARRVRRAGYPVAHLHLRHLNPLPANLGEVLSRYRRVIVPELNLGQLALLLRAKYLVDVVSYTKVAGLPFGAEELQGVFTNVIEGIRT, encoded by the coding sequence ATGAGCGGCACGGACGCCGGCCTCGCAGGGACGGACGCCGACCTCGCAGGAATCGCGCGCACCGAACAGACCGAACGGCTCGAGCGGGTGGTCATCCGGTTCGCCGGTGATTCCGGGGACGGTATGCAGCTCACCGGCGACCGGTTCACCTCGGCGGCCGCGGCCTTCGGAAACGACCTGGCCACACTGCCCAGCTTCCCCGCCGAGATCCGCGCCCCCCAGGGCAGCATCGCCGGAGTCTCGTCCTTCCAGGTGCACTTCGCCGACTATGACATCCTCACCGCCGGAGACCGGCCCGATGTGCTGGTGGCCATGAACCCGGCCGCTCTGAAGGCCAATCTCGCCGACCTGCCGCCGGGCGGCACGGTGATCGTGAACACCGACGAGTTCACTCCGCGCAATCTGACCAGGGCCGGCTACCTCGCCGACCCACTGGAGGACGCCACACTGACCTCCTTCCAGATCCACCCCGTGGCCATGACCACGCTGACCCGGGGCGCGCTGGCGGACACCGGTCTGAGCAAGAAGGACGCGGAGCGGGCGAAGAACATGTTCGCCCTGGGCCTGCTGTCCTGGATGTACCACCGTCCGACCGCCGGGACCGAGCGGTTCCTGCGGCAGAAGTTCGCGCGGAGGCCCGAGATCGCCGAGGCGAACATCCTTGCCTTCCGGGCCGGCTGGAACTACGGCGAGACCACCGAGTCGTTCGCCGTGACGTTCGAGGTCGCTCCCGCGACGTCCCTGACTCCGGGCACGTACCGGCAGATCACGGGCAACACCGCCCTGGCATACGGAATCGTCGCGGCCGGGGTTCGGTCCGGGCTGCCGGTGTTCCTCGGCAGTTACCCGATCACCCCTGCCAGCGACATCTTGCACGAGCTGTCCCGGCACAAGAACTTCGGCGTGACCACAGTGCAGGCGGAGGACGAGATCGCCGCCGTCGGCGCCGCGCTGGGAGCCTCGTACGGCGGGGCCCTGGGCGTGACCACCACGTCCGGTCCCGGTCTCGCCCTCAAGAGCGAGACGATCGGCCTGGCCGTGATGACCGAGCTGCCGCTGCTGGTGATCGACGTACAGCGCGGCGGACCGTCCACCGGCCTTCCCACCAAGACGGAGCAGGCGGACCTGCTGCAGGCCATGTTCGGGCGCAACGGCGAATCCCCGGTACCGGTCCTCGCGCCGGCCACCCCGGCGGACTGCTTCGACACGCTGCTCGACGCGGCCCGATTCGCTCTCACGTACCGGACACCGGTACTGCTGCTGTCCGACGGCCATATCGCCAACGGCTCCGAGCCCTGGCTCGTCCCGGACGCCTCGCAACTGCCGGACCTGAGCGTCGAGTTCACCACCGAGCCCAACGCTCCCGACGGATCCGGGGGCTTCTGGGGCTACCTGCGCGACCCGCACACCCTCGCCCGGCCCTGGGCGGTGCCCGGCACCCCCGGACTCGAACACCGCATCGGCGGCCTGGAGAAGGCCGACGGCACGGGCGACATCTCCTACGACGCCGACAACCACGACCGCATGGTGCGGCTGCGGCAGGCCAAGATCGACGGGATCACTGTGCCCGACGCCGTGCCGGACGACCCGTCCGGCAGGGCCGAGGTCCTGGTGGTCGGCTGGGGCTCGTCGTACGGGCCGATCGGCGCCGCCGCGCGCCGTGTCCGCCGAGCCGGGTACCCCGTCGCCCATCTGCATCTGCGCCACCTCAACCCCCTGCCCGCCAACCTCGGCGAGGTGCTCTCCCGCTACCGGCGCGTCATCGTCCCTGAGCTGAACCTCGGCCAGCTCGCGCTGCTGCTGCGCGCCAAGTACCTGGTCGACGTCGTCTCCTACACGAAGGTCGCCGGTCTGCCGTTCGGCGCGGAAGAACTTCAGGGCGTGTTCACCAATGTGATCGAAGGAATCCGAACATGA
- a CDS encoding type II toxin-antitoxin system death-on-curing family toxin — protein sequence MTDVRYIQIDEILAIARTVNGTEHSVRDMGLLVSAIERPRTNVFGAELYPTLHEKAAALLHSVARNHALIDGNKRTAWLAMRVFLRFNGVSVSTVPPPVSVAGPFVEEVAQDNVDVPVIAKRLSAWFPIS from the coding sequence GTGACGGACGTGCGCTACATCCAGATCGACGAGATCCTGGCCATTGCTCGCACGGTCAACGGTACCGAGCACAGTGTGCGTGACATGGGACTTTTGGTGTCGGCGATCGAGCGACCCCGGACGAACGTGTTCGGAGCCGAGCTATATCCCACGCTGCACGAGAAGGCGGCGGCACTGCTGCATTCCGTTGCCCGCAATCATGCGCTGATCGACGGTAACAAGCGCACCGCCTGGCTCGCCATGCGTGTATTCCTGCGGTTCAACGGCGTCAGCGTCAGTACCGTGCCGCCGCCCGTCTCCGTTGCCGGACCATTCGTCGAGGAAGTCGCGCAGGACAACGTCGATGTACCGGTCATTGCCAAGCGTCTGTCGGCCTGGTTTCCCATTTCCTGA
- a CDS encoding ABC transporter ATP-binding protein codes for MSAGAHVRLEGLKLAFGDMPTAEVDLDVRPGEIVVLLGPSGCGKSTILRALAGLLTPTAGRAEVDGKPAGGADTACAMVFQEDALLPWRSAARNVEYALKLRGVPRRQRLQEAEELLAQVGLEGFFDHLPGQLSGGMRQRVQLARTLATRPRVMLMDEPFGALDAQTRSEMQQLLISVWRQYGTTILFVTHDVDEALLLGDRVVLLSPRPAVVRGIVDIPGPRRPGAQFEPEFARRRYEILASLGDAPPAELSPEGA; via the coding sequence ATGAGCGCCGGAGCGCACGTCCGGCTGGAAGGGCTGAAGCTCGCTTTCGGCGACATGCCGACCGCCGAGGTCGACCTCGATGTGCGGCCGGGAGAGATCGTCGTCCTGCTCGGGCCGTCCGGATGCGGGAAGTCGACCATTCTGCGGGCCCTGGCGGGGCTGCTCACACCCACCGCCGGGCGCGCGGAGGTCGACGGGAAACCGGCGGGCGGGGCCGACACGGCCTGTGCGATGGTCTTCCAGGAGGACGCTCTGCTGCCCTGGCGTTCGGCCGCGCGCAATGTCGAGTACGCCCTCAAACTGCGCGGCGTGCCCCGGCGGCAACGGCTTCAGGAAGCCGAGGAGCTCCTGGCCCAGGTCGGCCTGGAGGGCTTCTTCGACCACCTGCCGGGCCAGTTGTCGGGCGGCATGCGGCAACGCGTGCAGCTCGCCCGGACACTGGCCACGCGCCCTCGGGTGATGCTGATGGACGAGCCGTTCGGCGCCCTGGACGCCCAGACCCGCTCGGAGATGCAGCAGCTGCTGATCTCGGTCTGGCGGCAGTACGGGACCACGATCCTCTTCGTCACCCATGACGTCGACGAGGCCCTGCTGCTGGGCGACCGGGTCGTCCTGCTCAGCCCCCGCCCCGCCGTCGTACGCGGGATCGTCGACATCCCCGGACCGCGGCGTCCGGGAGCCCAGTTCGAACCCGAATTCGCCCGCCGCCGCTACGAGATCCTCGCGTCACTCGGCGACGCACCGCCCGCCGAGCTGTCCCCTGAAGGCGCCTGA
- the fdxA gene encoding ferredoxin, with protein sequence MTFVIGAACVDVMDRACVDECPVDCIYVGERMAYINPDECIDCSACEPVCPVEAIATVEELAPEDAPFVTENARFFSEPLPGRTEPLGSPGGAADVGPIGVDTPFVQSYVAP encoded by the coding sequence ATGACTTTCGTCATCGGTGCCGCGTGCGTCGACGTCATGGACCGCGCCTGTGTCGACGAATGCCCGGTGGACTGCATCTACGTGGGGGAGCGCATGGCCTACATCAACCCCGACGAGTGCATCGACTGCAGCGCCTGTGAACCGGTCTGCCCGGTCGAGGCCATCGCCACGGTCGAGGAACTCGCCCCCGAGGACGCGCCGTTCGTCACCGAGAACGCGCGCTTCTTCTCCGAACCGCTGCCGGGGCGCACCGAGCCTCTGGGCTCGCCCGGCGGTGCCGCGGACGTCGGTCCGATCGGTGTCGACACGCCCTTCGTCCAGAGTTACGTGGCGCCATGA
- a CDS encoding APC family permease, which produces MSKLTDLPKRILIGRALRSDRLGETLLPKRIALPVFASDPLSSVAYAPGEVLLVLSIAGVSAYQYSPWIAAAVVVLMFTVVASYRQNVHAYPSGGGDYEVANTNLGPRAGLTVASALLVDYVLTVAVSISSGVENLGSAVHFVIEHKVLSAVAIILLLTLMNLRGVRESGKLFAIPTYIFVFGVFTMIAWGAFKGLVLDETMRAPTAEFDIEPEQQGLAGLAMVFLLLRAFSSGCAALTGVEAISNGVPAFRKPKSRNAATTLLLMGLLAVTMFCGIIGLAMASNVRMAENPAHDLILDGRPVGPDYVQDPVISQVAAAVFGEQTFFFVLLAAATALVLFLAANTAYNGFPLLGSILAQDRYLPRQLHTRGDRLAFSNGIVLLAGAAMLLVWVYDADSTKLIQLYIVGVFVSFTLSQTGMVRHWNRHLKTERDRAARRRMIRSRAINAFGAFFTGLVLVVVLVTKFTHGAWVALLGMVIFYVTMSAIRRHYDRVSEEIAAPDEPSDDSVRPSRVHSIVLVSKVHRPTLRALAYAKLMRSDKLEALSIDVDPVETTALKEEWDRRGINIPLKILHSPYREITRPIVEYVKSLRRESPRDAVSVIIPEYVVGHWWEHVLHNQSALRLKGRLLFTPGVMVTSVPYQLQSSELAKKRAKKRQEWNAPGSVRRGPVNEQAKEPSGRT; this is translated from the coding sequence GTGTCCAAACTGACCGACCTGCCCAAACGGATCCTGATCGGCCGGGCGCTGCGAAGCGACAGGCTGGGCGAGACGCTCCTGCCGAAGCGCATCGCCCTCCCCGTCTTCGCCTCCGACCCGCTGTCCTCCGTGGCGTACGCGCCGGGCGAAGTGCTGCTCGTCCTGTCGATCGCGGGTGTGTCGGCCTACCAGTACAGCCCCTGGATCGCGGCCGCCGTCGTGGTCCTGATGTTCACCGTCGTCGCCTCCTACCGGCAGAACGTCCACGCGTACCCGAGCGGCGGCGGCGACTACGAGGTGGCGAACACCAACCTCGGCCCGCGGGCGGGCCTCACCGTCGCTAGCGCGCTCCTCGTCGACTACGTCCTCACCGTGGCCGTGTCGATCTCCTCCGGCGTGGAGAACCTCGGCTCGGCGGTCCACTTCGTGATCGAGCACAAGGTGCTCAGCGCCGTCGCCATCATCCTGCTGCTGACGCTGATGAACCTGCGCGGGGTGAGGGAGTCCGGGAAGCTCTTCGCGATTCCCACGTACATCTTCGTCTTCGGCGTCTTCACCATGATCGCCTGGGGCGCCTTCAAGGGCCTCGTCCTCGACGAGACCATGCGCGCCCCGACCGCGGAGTTCGACATCGAACCGGAGCAGCAGGGCCTGGCCGGCCTCGCCATGGTCTTCCTGCTGCTGCGCGCCTTCTCGTCCGGCTGCGCCGCGCTCACCGGCGTCGAGGCCATCAGCAACGGAGTGCCCGCCTTCCGCAAGCCCAAGAGCCGGAACGCCGCCACGACGCTGCTGCTCATGGGCCTGCTCGCGGTCACCATGTTCTGCGGCATCATCGGCCTGGCCATGGCCAGCAACGTCCGGATGGCCGAGAACCCGGCCCACGACCTGATCCTCGACGGCCGGCCGGTCGGCCCCGACTACGTCCAGGACCCGGTCATCTCACAGGTGGCGGCGGCCGTCTTCGGCGAGCAGACGTTCTTCTTCGTGCTCCTCGCCGCGGCCACCGCGCTCGTCCTGTTCCTGGCGGCCAACACCGCGTACAACGGCTTCCCGCTGCTCGGCTCGATCCTCGCCCAGGACCGCTACCTGCCGCGCCAGCTGCACACCCGCGGGGACCGGCTCGCCTTCTCCAACGGCATCGTGCTGCTCGCCGGCGCGGCCATGCTGCTGGTCTGGGTGTACGACGCCGACTCCACCAAGCTGATCCAGCTCTACATCGTCGGTGTCTTCGTCTCCTTCACCCTCAGCCAGACCGGCATGGTCCGGCACTGGAACCGGCATCTGAAGACGGAGCGGGACCGGGCCGCCCGCCGCCGCATGATCCGCTCGCGGGCGATCAACGCCTTCGGCGCGTTCTTCACGGGCCTCGTCCTGGTCGTCGTCCTCGTCACCAAGTTCACGCACGGCGCCTGGGTGGCCCTGCTGGGCATGGTGATCTTCTACGTGACGATGTCGGCGATCCGGCGCCACTACGACCGGGTGTCGGAGGAGATCGCCGCCCCCGACGAGCCCAGCGACGACAGCGTGCGCCCCTCCCGCGTCCACTCCATCGTGCTGGTCTCCAAGGTGCACCGGCCCACCCTGCGGGCCCTCGCCTACGCCAAGCTGATGCGCTCCGACAAGCTGGAGGCGCTCAGCATCGACGTCGACCCGGTGGAGACCACGGCCCTCAAGGAGGAGTGGGACCGGCGCGGCATCAACATCCCGCTGAAGATCCTCCACTCCCCGTACCGGGAGATCACCCGGCCCATCGTCGAGTACGTGAAGAGCCTGCGGCGGGAGAGCCCCCGCGACGCCGTCAGCGTGATCATCCCCGAGTACGTGGTCGGCCACTGGTGGGAGCATGTGCTGCACAACCAGAGCGCCCTGCGCCTCAAGGGCCGGCTGCTGTTCACCCCGGGCGTCATGGTCACCTCGGTCCCCTACCAGCTCCAGTCCTCCGAGCTGGCGAAGAAGCGGGCGAAGAAGCGCCAGGAGTGGAACGCGCCCGGATCGGTGCGGCGCGGGCCGGTGAACGAGCAGGCCAAGGAGCCCAGCGGCAGGACCTGA
- a CDS encoding ABC transporter permease, whose protein sequence is MTTTPVSQQSLKPTADPPVATPRPRTGLRVGFRPLTALGASPRRLAARAQAALPLAAALLLWYLLTANDVVLWLRFDKVPGPADVYDTFKGQLVSGSYYHDLLASLRRILLGFGLAAVSGVAIGMAVGRSRVVQALVRPLIEVARPIPAIALVPLAILVFPTGEQGIVFITFFAAFFPVVVSTIHAMKTLPKVWEEAARTMGARRLSVLAHVVLPGAMPGIFSGLSVSVGVAWICVISAEMISGQFGIGYYTWQSYGLLDYSGVIVGMLSIGILGWGTAWLVERLGSRVNRWLPRNAR, encoded by the coding sequence ATGACAACGACTCCGGTCTCCCAGCAGTCCCTGAAACCCACCGCTGATCCCCCCGTCGCAACCCCGCGACCACGCACCGGTCTGCGCGTCGGCTTTCGCCCGCTCACGGCGCTCGGAGCGTCGCCGCGCCGGCTGGCCGCCCGAGCGCAGGCAGCACTGCCGCTGGCCGCCGCGCTGCTGCTCTGGTACCTGCTCACAGCCAACGATGTCGTCCTGTGGCTGCGCTTCGACAAGGTGCCCGGCCCGGCCGACGTGTACGACACCTTCAAGGGGCAACTGGTGTCCGGCAGTTACTACCACGACCTGCTGGCGAGTCTGCGCCGGATCCTGCTCGGCTTCGGGCTCGCCGCGGTGAGCGGAGTGGCCATCGGCATGGCGGTCGGGCGTTCGCGGGTCGTCCAGGCGCTGGTCCGGCCGCTGATCGAAGTGGCCCGCCCGATCCCGGCGATCGCCCTGGTACCGCTGGCGATCCTCGTGTTCCCGACCGGGGAGCAGGGCATCGTCTTCATCACCTTCTTCGCCGCGTTCTTCCCGGTGGTGGTGAGCACCATCCACGCGATGAAGACCCTGCCCAAGGTCTGGGAGGAGGCCGCCCGGACGATGGGCGCCCGCCGGCTGTCCGTACTGGCGCACGTGGTGCTTCCCGGAGCGATGCCCGGTATCTTCTCGGGGCTGTCCGTCTCCGTGGGGGTGGCCTGGATCTGCGTGATCAGCGCCGAAATGATCTCCGGTCAGTTCGGCATCGGGTACTACACCTGGCAGTCCTACGGCCTGCTCGACTACTCCGGTGTGATCGTCGGAATGCTGTCCATCGGCATCCTGGGCTGGGGCACGGCCTGGCTGGTGGAGCGGCTCGGGTCCCGCGTCAACCGGTGGCTGCCGAGGAACGCCCGATGA
- a CDS encoding ribbon-helix-helix protein, CopG family: MAMTLRLPDDLDAKLTERARREGRSKQELAIEAIRDAQNRAELKVDDVLAELMNSDAEILDYLK, translated from the coding sequence ATGGCGATGACACTCCGACTCCCCGACGACCTCGACGCGAAGCTCACCGAGCGGGCTCGTCGGGAGGGCCGCAGCAAACAGGAACTTGCCATCGAGGCCATCCGCGACGCCCAGAACCGGGCCGAGCTGAAGGTCGATGACGTCTTGGCCGAGCTGATGAACAGCGATGCGGAGATTCTGGACTACCTGAAGTGA